From Strix uralensis isolate ZFMK-TIS-50842 chromosome 1, bStrUra1, whole genome shotgun sequence, a single genomic window includes:
- the RALBP1 gene encoding ralA-binding protein 1 isoform X2 yields MDIAIMTEGYAAFQEDSSGDEAESPSKLKRSKGIHVFKKPSFSKKKEKDFKIKEKPKDEKHKEDKHKEDKHKEKKSKDLTAADVVKQWKEKKKKKKPIQETEIPQVDVPSHRPVFGIPLSDAVDRTMMYDGIRLPAVFRECIDYVEKYGMKCEGIYRVSGIKSKVDELKAAYDREESPNLEEYEPNTVASLLKQYLRELPENLLTKELMPRFEDACGKSTEAEKVQECQRLLKELPECNHLLISWLIVHMDHVIAKELETKMNIQNISIVLSPTVQISNRVLYVFFTHVQEFFGNVTLKQVTKPLRWSNMATMPALPETQESIKEEIRRQEFLLNCLHRDLQAGIKDLSKEERLWEVQRILTALKRKLREAKRQECETKIAQEIASLSKEDVSKEEMNENEEVINILLAQENEILTEQEELLAMEQFLRRQIASEKEEIDRLRAEIAEIQSRQQHGRSETEEYSSESESESEDEEELQVILEDLQRQNEELEIKNNHLNQAIHEEREAIIELRVQLRLLQRAKSEQQVQEEEEPEKRGGVSQQQRDSVLETKAAKEQPKASKEQQVKPSPSKDRKETPI; encoded by the exons ATGGACATTGCCATTATGA CGGAAGGTTATGCTGCATTTCAAGAGGACAGTTCCGGTGATGAAGCTGAAAGTCCTTCAAAGTTGAAGCGGTCCAAGGGAATACATGTCTTCAAGAAACCCAGCTtttccaaaaaaaaggaaaaggattttaaaataaaagagaaacccAAAGATGAAAAACACAAGGAAGACAAACATAAGGAAGACAAGCATAAAGAGAAGAAGTCAAAAGACTTAACTGCAGCAGATGTTGTAAAACAgtggaaagagaagaagaaaaagaaaaagccaattCAGGAGACAGAGATACCTCAAGTGGATGTTCCAAGTCACAGACCCGTGTTTGGCATTCCTTTGTCTGATGCAGTAGACAGGACCATGATGTATGATGGCATCCGCCTGCCAGCAGTTTTCCGTGAATGTATAGATTACGTAGAGAAGTATGGCATGAAATGTGAAGGCATCTACAGAGTTTCAG gaaTAAAATCAAAAGTTGATGAGCTAAAAGCAGCCTATGATCGAGAAGAATCTCCCAACCTGGAAGAATATGAGCCCAATACAGTAGCCAGCTTGCTGAAGCAGTACCTACGAGAACTGCCTGAAAATTTGCTTACCAAAGAGCTAATGCCCCGCTTTGAAGATGCTTGTGGAAAGAGCACAGAAGCTGAGAAAGTTCAGGAGTGCCAGAGGTTGCTGAAAGAGTTGCCAGAGTGTAACCATCTCCTAATTTCTTGGCTGATTGTGCATATGGACCATGTTATTGCAAAGgaactggaaacaaaaatgaacatcCAGAATATTTCTATAGTGCTCAGCCCTACTGTCCAG ATCAGCAACCGTGTCCTGTATGTATTTTTTACGCATGTTCAAGAGTTCTTTGGGAATGTGACCCTAAAGCAGGTGACAAAACCTCTTCGCTGGTCAAATATGGCAACAATGCCAGCACTTCCAGAAACACAAGAAAGCATCAAAGAAGAAATCAGGCGACAG GAGTTCCTACTGAACTGTTTACACAGAGACTTGCAGGCAGGGATAAAAGACTTATCCAAAGAAGAGAGACTCTGGGAGGTGCAAAGAATTTTAACAGCTCTTAAGAGGAAACTAAGAGAAGCTAAGAGACAG GAGTGTGAAACAAAGATTGCACAAGAAATTGCTAGCCTTTCAAAGGAGGATGTCTCCAAAGAAGAAATGAATGAGAATGAGGAAGTTATAAATATTCTTCTTGCACAG GAGAATGAGATTTTAACAGAACAAGAAGAACTGCTGGCCATGGAGCAGTTCCTGCGGAGACAGATTGCCTCGGAGAAGGAAGAAATAGATCGCCTTCGAGCAGAAATAGCTGAAATACAAAG TCGCCAGCAGCACGGCCGAAGCGAAACCGAGGAATATTCTTCCGAGAGTGAAAGCGAGAGTGAAGATGAGGAGGAACTGCAGGTCATCCTTGAAGATCTGCAGAGACAGAATGAAGAACTGGAG ataaagaacAATCACCTGAACCAAGCGATTCACGAGGAGCGAGAGGCCATCATAGAACTGCGAGTACAGCTTCGCCTGCTGCAGCGAGCTAAATCGGAGCAGCAGGTGCAGGAAGAAGAGGAGCCAGAAAAACGCGGGGGTGTTTCTCAGCAGCAAAGAGACAGTGTCCTGGAGACAAAAGCAGCCAAAGAGCAGCCAAAAGCGAGCAAGGAGCAGCAAGTCAAGCCATCGCCAAGTAAAGACAGGAAAGAAACCCCAATTTGA